In Planctomycetia bacterium, a single window of DNA contains:
- a CDS encoding site-2 protease family protein: MKWSWKIGEVRGIAVYVHATFFILLAFAFLSDWSERQGLVSALEGVGFVLAIFGCIVLHELGHALTAARFGIRTRDITLLPIGGVARMERIPENPRQELWVALAGPAVNMVIAAVVFVGLQLTRSYIPMEQLPPNEVPFWQRLLVVNVFLGLFNLLPAFPMDGGRVLRALLATRLDYARATQIAASVGQSLALLFALVGLLANPILLFVALFVWIGAPQEAGEVRMKSSLNGISVAKAMLTDFQSLAPQDSIHRAIQLILAGSQHDFPVIDNARVVGVLTRSDLLRSLARAGSEGTIETAMQRTFSTADADEPLTVAIERFQTRDCPTMPVLRKAALVGLLTLENVGELVMIREALENALQTARA, translated from the coding sequence ATGAAATGGTCTTGGAAAATCGGAGAAGTGAGAGGCATCGCCGTCTACGTGCATGCCACGTTCTTCATTCTGTTGGCATTCGCATTTCTCAGCGATTGGTCGGAACGGCAAGGTCTTGTCTCGGCGTTGGAAGGAGTGGGGTTCGTACTCGCGATCTTCGGCTGCATCGTCCTGCACGAGCTCGGGCATGCCCTGACCGCGGCTCGATTCGGCATTAGGACTCGCGATATCACGCTGCTGCCGATCGGCGGGGTCGCACGCATGGAGCGAATTCCCGAGAATCCTCGTCAAGAATTGTGGGTCGCACTGGCCGGTCCGGCGGTGAATATGGTCATCGCCGCGGTCGTGTTCGTCGGATTGCAGCTCACGCGCTCCTATATTCCGATGGAGCAGCTGCCGCCGAACGAAGTTCCTTTTTGGCAAAGGCTCTTGGTCGTAAACGTTTTTCTGGGGCTCTTCAATCTCTTGCCCGCGTTTCCCATGGATGGCGGGCGGGTGTTGCGAGCCTTACTTGCCACACGACTCGACTACGCGCGTGCGACGCAGATCGCGGCCTCGGTCGGACAATCGTTAGCGTTGCTGTTCGCATTGGTCGGACTCCTAGCGAACCCGATTCTGCTGTTCGTTGCGCTTTTCGTTTGGATCGGTGCCCCCCAGGAAGCCGGTGAGGTCCGGATGAAGTCGTCGCTCAACGGAATCTCCGTTGCGAAGGCCATGCTTACCGACTTTCAAAGCCTTGCTCCGCAAGATTCGATCCATCGCGCGATTCAGTTGATCCTTGCCGGCTCGCAGCACGACTTTCCCGTCATCGATAACGCTCGGGTCGTCGGCGTGTTGACTCGCAGCGATCTCCTGAGGTCGCTCGCTCGGGCCGGTAGCGAGGGAACGATTGAAACGGCGATGCAACGAACGTTTTCGACCGCCGATGCCGATGAGCCGCTCACCGTCGCAATCGAGCGCTTTCAAACCCGCGACTGCCCGACGATGCCTGTGCTTCGCAAAGCAGCGCTCGTCGGTCTACTCACGTTGGAGAATGTCGGGGAGTTGGTGATGATTCGAGAAGCTTTGGAGAATGCGCTGCAAACCGCTCGAGCGTGA
- a CDS encoding hemerythrin domain-containing protein gives MNNGYHVHEVNPYYTQAVSEHRELHTAIERIHRILDETREVDASTARIAELTEFVSALRDRLARHFEQEENGGYLEEAIVRVPQIAPQAAILQRQHGEFLAAADEMLDHARAADAAPLVWANLKADYALFAKRLNAHEAAENSLLSRAFNEDSGLDV, from the coding sequence ATGAACAACGGCTACCACGTCCACGAGGTTAACCCGTACTACACGCAAGCCGTGAGCGAGCACCGTGAGTTGCACACGGCGATCGAAAGAATTCACCGCATCTTGGACGAGACGCGCGAAGTCGATGCATCGACCGCGCGGATTGCGGAATTGACGGAGTTCGTTTCCGCGCTGCGCGATCGCCTGGCTCGTCATTTCGAGCAAGAAGAGAACGGCGGCTACTTGGAAGAGGCGATCGTGCGCGTACCGCAAATCGCGCCGCAGGCAGCGATTCTCCAACGACAACACGGCGAATTTCTTGCGGCCGCCGATGAGATGCTCGACCACGCTCGTGCGGCCGACGCCGCGCCGCTCGTCTGGGCGAATCTGAAGGCCGACTACGCACTCTTCGCGAAGCGACTCAACGCACATGAAGCTGCGGAGAATTCTCTGCTATCGCGAGCCTTCAACGAAGACTCGGGTCTCGACGTTTGA
- a CDS encoding universal stress protein: MKTRKILFPTDFSSKGDAALEYAADLARERHALLVIVHVQEPPAMYGDGLYYYGDPEPDAEMLRKMLMAVKPRDPAVPCQYRFAPGLPASAILSVAKEEDVDLIVMSSHGRTGLGRLLMGSVAEEVMREAECPVMVVKPTSKTEAAVVAGCKS, translated from the coding sequence ATGAAAACTCGCAAGATTCTTTTCCCCACGGATTTCTCAAGCAAGGGCGATGCCGCTTTGGAATATGCGGCGGACCTAGCCCGCGAACGGCACGCCTTACTCGTTATCGTGCATGTGCAGGAGCCGCCGGCGATGTATGGCGACGGCCTGTACTACTACGGCGATCCGGAGCCCGACGCGGAGATGCTGCGGAAAATGCTCATGGCCGTAAAGCCGCGAGATCCGGCCGTCCCCTGTCAGTACCGTTTCGCGCCGGGCCTACCGGCTTCGGCGATTCTAAGCGTGGCGAAAGAGGAAGACGTCGATCTCATCGTGATGAGCAGCCACGGGCGGACCGGTCTAGGCCGACTCTTAATGGGCAGCGTCGCGGAAGAAGTGATGCGCGAAGCCGAATGCCCGGTCATGGTGGTGAAGCCGACCTCGAAGACCGAAGCGGCCGTCGTTGCGGGGTGCAAATCATGA
- a CDS encoding zinc-dependent alcohol dehydrogenase family protein, producing MKALIYRRNGEIGFGERPRPSLQSATDAIVRLTKTTICGTDLHIIKGDVPTVSEGRILGHEGIGVVENIGTGVSTVSVGDRVLVSCITSCGRCSNCKRGMYSHCSDGGWLLGNRIDGTQAEFVRIPHADGSLHRVPDGCDEEAVVMLSDILPTSYECGVLNGRVQPGDSVVIVGGGPIGLATLLTAQFYSPATIVVVDVDDNRLEVARRLGASATVNGGDAAAVEKIMSLTDGVGFDVVVEAVGIPASFDLCQTIVAAGGRIANIGVHGKPVQLNLDKLWSQNITLTTRLVDTVTTPLLLKTITTGKLRPQQLITHRYALNDIVKAYETFGNAKTTHALKVIVSNE from the coding sequence ATGAAGGCTTTGATTTATCGCCGTAACGGCGAGATCGGGTTTGGAGAAAGGCCCCGACCGTCGCTTCAATCAGCGACCGACGCAATCGTTCGGCTCACGAAGACGACGATCTGCGGGACCGATCTGCATATCATCAAAGGGGACGTTCCGACGGTCTCGGAAGGCCGAATCCTGGGGCACGAAGGAATCGGCGTCGTCGAAAACATCGGCACCGGAGTGTCGACCGTGAGTGTCGGCGACCGCGTGCTCGTTTCCTGCATCACCTCATGCGGCAGATGCTCGAACTGCAAGAGGGGAATGTATTCGCATTGCTCCGACGGCGGTTGGTTGCTCGGGAACCGGATCGACGGGACGCAAGCGGAGTTCGTGCGGATTCCGCATGCCGACGGCAGCCTACATCGCGTTCCCGACGGATGCGACGAGGAAGCCGTCGTGATGCTGAGCGACATTCTGCCGACGAGCTACGAATGCGGTGTGCTGAACGGCCGAGTGCAGCCGGGCGATTCGGTCGTGATCGTCGGCGGTGGGCCGATCGGACTCGCCACGCTGTTGACGGCGCAGTTTTATTCGCCTGCAACGATCGTCGTCGTCGATGTCGACGACAACCGGCTGGAAGTCGCTCGGCGACTGGGGGCGAGCGCGACGGTCAACGGCGGCGACGCGGCTGCCGTCGAGAAGATCATGAGTCTCACAGACGGCGTCGGTTTCGACGTGGTCGTCGAAGCGGTGGGAATCCCGGCGAGTTTCGATCTTTGCCAAACCATCGTCGCAGCGGGAGGACGCATCGCCAACATCGGCGTACACGGCAAGCCGGTCCAATTGAACCTAGACAAACTTTGGTCGCAGAACATCACGCTGACGACTCGTCTCGTCGACACCGTGACGACGCCACTGCTACTGAAGACGATTACCACCGGCAAGCTCCGACCGCAACAATTGATCACCCATCGCTATGCGCTGAACGATATCGTGAAAGCCTACGAGACCTTCGGAAACGCGAAAACGACTCATGCACTCAAGGTGATCGTCTCGAATGAGTAG